From one Leifsonia soli genomic stretch:
- a CDS encoding ABC transporter permease, which translates to MTGTPTPGQPVAPAQPAEPGNPAPAAQGDEPSRWNQAVREIMGGPVVISILAVVLALIVGAILIAVTDPEVQRAAGYFFARPGDTFSAIWTSVSDAYVSMFQGAIYNFRRPSFSAGIRPLTETLTFATPLIVSGLGVALAFRVGLFNIGGQGQILIAAAASAWVGFSFDLPPVVHLVLAVVAGIAGGAIWAGIVGLLKARTGAHEVIVTIMLNYIAFYLISYMLRTQGLLQAPGSNNPKAPAVHPNAVFPPLFGSQYNLTWAFVLVIGATVFVWWLINRSSLGFRFRAVGENPNAARVAGINVKNVYVYAMLIAGGLIGITGASQALGVFPAGISSGVDAGIGFDAITVALLGRSRPWGVFVAGLLFGALKAGGYTIQAANDIPIDIVLILQSLIVLFVAAPPLVRAIFRLPTPGSTPRRQRPIVTKEVAAK; encoded by the coding sequence ATGACGGGGACCCCCACGCCCGGGCAGCCTGTGGCGCCGGCCCAGCCCGCGGAGCCGGGAAATCCGGCTCCCGCAGCCCAGGGCGATGAGCCGTCGCGCTGGAACCAGGCGGTCCGCGAGATCATGGGCGGCCCGGTGGTCATCTCGATCCTCGCGGTCGTCCTCGCCCTGATCGTCGGCGCCATCCTCATCGCAGTGACCGACCCTGAGGTGCAGCGCGCCGCCGGGTACTTCTTCGCGCGGCCCGGCGACACGTTCTCCGCTATCTGGACGTCGGTCTCCGACGCGTACGTCTCGATGTTCCAGGGCGCGATCTACAACTTCCGCCGGCCGTCTTTCAGTGCGGGGATCCGTCCGCTGACCGAGACGCTCACCTTCGCGACCCCGCTGATCGTCAGCGGTCTCGGCGTCGCCCTGGCGTTCCGCGTCGGCCTGTTCAACATCGGTGGTCAGGGACAGATCCTCATCGCCGCCGCCGCATCGGCGTGGGTCGGATTCTCGTTCGACCTCCCGCCCGTCGTGCACCTGGTGCTCGCCGTCGTCGCCGGCATCGCCGGCGGCGCGATCTGGGCCGGCATCGTCGGCCTGCTCAAGGCCAGGACCGGCGCCCACGAGGTGATCGTCACGATCATGCTCAACTACATCGCGTTCTATCTGATCTCCTACATGCTGCGCACGCAGGGGCTCCTGCAGGCGCCGGGGTCGAACAACCCGAAGGCGCCGGCGGTGCACCCCAACGCGGTCTTCCCGCCGCTGTTCGGCTCGCAGTACAACCTCACCTGGGCGTTCGTGCTGGTGATCGGCGCCACCGTGTTCGTCTGGTGGCTGATCAACCGGTCGAGCCTCGGCTTCCGCTTCCGAGCGGTGGGCGAGAACCCGAACGCGGCGCGGGTCGCCGGCATCAACGTGAAGAACGTCTACGTGTACGCGATGCTCATCGCCGGTGGTCTCATCGGCATCACGGGCGCCAGCCAGGCGCTCGGCGTGTTCCCCGCCGGCATCAGCTCCGGTGTGGATGCGGGCATCGGCTTCGACGCGATCACCGTCGCCCTGCTCGGCCGGTCGCGCCCGTGGGGCGTGTTCGTCGCCGGTCTGCTGTTCGGAGCGCTCAAGGCCGGTGGCTACACCATCCAGGCGGCCAATGACATCCCGATCGACATCGTGCTGATCCTGCAGTCCCTGATCGTCCTGTTCGTCGCCGCGCCGCCGCTGGTGCGCGCGATCTTCCGCCTGCCCACTCCGGGGAGCACTCCCCGGAGACAGCGTCCCATCGTCACGAAGGAGGTGGCGGCCAAGTGA